The sequence below is a genomic window from Chaetodon trifascialis isolate fChaTrf1 chromosome 18, fChaTrf1.hap1, whole genome shotgun sequence.
CTTCTGAAGTCACGGCTCCCTCTACAGTTTGTACAGTGGAAATTTTCCATCCAGTGCAGGAAAACAATCAAACTGACTGTGCTGAACAGTCGAGAGGACATAACGGAGACGGCTCCGGAGATCACACACATCCCCAGCTTTCCATGTGAGCCGTGTGTGTCAGTCGGCAGCGGATACACACAATATCCCCGCAGATGCAGCGGTTTCACATCTGGAGCGCTCCTCATCTGAGAGGCTGGTGCGCGGGTTCCTGcggacgagccgaaaaatgtCTCATTGTTTGAATACTTGAGGAGTGACGACAACTTTCCTCTTTCCGGACTTCACCGGACTAATCACGGAAGATCAAGCGTGGAgccccaaaaaagaaagaagggagAGTGTCGGATCGAACAATGCGAACAGATCAGTTTCCCGATCCGGATTTGCAGTTTTGAGCAGCGGGCAGTTTGGGGTCTCTGCAGCGGGGGACACCGAGCAATGTTATCTGCGGAGATGCGCGGTTCGCTGAGGTTCACGTCCGCGGATGTTGCAGCTCGGTCGGGCTGCACACGGTGCCTTTGGGTGGCTGTGATTGGACCGGACACGGACTGGGGCTGACTGATGTTTGTCCGAGAGGAAATGTTTTTGGGGAGGAGATCAATATGAGTTACTGGCGCACGCGAGAAGGGGGGAGATGCCAGTGTTCACGAGCACAGGTAATACTATGAGGACGCAGGAAAACATGCAGGCATGaggattttttccccctctcttgGATTAAAATCCAAAACAGACAAGAAAGACCTTTTTACCATGAGACATTTCTGtagatttaatgtgttttgttgcCTTGTTGTTACAAGATTGGCACAAGTGGATATGGATTGTGTTCGCACTGGCACTAaagttttttccccctcttcttGACTATCATGCATGGGACTTTGAAATCGCATCATTTGTcttctgaaatacattttttggacTCTAACAAAATAGATTTCACCTGGACTTTTATGCTGAAATAACACCTGAAGTTATGGGACATTACAAGAATATTTCCAAGGAAGAAAACAAGCAGTTGTCTAATTTTGAAATCCAGTAAAATGTATTCACAAATACCCGGCAGCATGGCAGTTAACTGGGTTGGATATGTTGTTTTCTTACTGCCACTGTTCGCAGTGGGGACAGCTTTCTCGGGGGTCTTCAAtgccacagacagagacatttttACGGATGATTTGCTGCAGGTCAAGCTCACACACAACAGAGTGACTGAGCAGTGGAAACTCCAGTCTGCTGATTCCCATCCCAACCTGTATTTTAACCAAGTGGATGTTCTACACCTGAGGCAAAGGTCCTCCACCACCCACAGTCACATATTTAAAGTCATCCGGGCGGCTGCGCTCACCATGTTGTCTAACGTCCCCTTTTACATGCCTCCTGTGAAACATGCAGAGTTTACAAGCAAGTGGAATGAGATTTATGGAAACAATCTGCCTCCCCTGGCTCTCTACTGTCTGTTGTGCCCAGaggactctgctgctctgcagtttCTTATCAAGTTTATGGATCGCATGGCTGAGTACCCAGACTGGAAGGTGACCAGTGCCCCCAACGACGAGGTCCCAATGGCGCATTCTCTCACTGGTTTTGCTACTGCTTATGACTTTATTTACTCCTACATTGATGAACAGCGGAGGGATGTTTACCTCAAGAAGATTCGCTCTGAGACAGAGGAGCTGTACGAGCTCTCAAAGTACAGGGGGTGGGGGAAACAGTATCTCCAAAATCATCAAACCACGAACATATTAGCCATCCTGACTGGTGCAATAGTGGTTGGATCGCATGACGACCCAGAGTCCATGATCTGGAAACAAGTGGCAGTGAACTATATGGAGAAAACTATGTTTCTCCTGAACCATGTTGTCGATGGGTCTCTGGATGAGGGGGTAGCCTATGGGAGCTACACAGCCAAGTCCATCACGCAGTATGTCTTCTTAGCTCAGCGCCATTTCAACATTGACAACTTGCAGAACAACTGGCTGCGGGGACACTTCTGGTTTTATTATGCCACACTGCTGCCGGGCTTTCAGAGAACAGTTGGCATCGCAGACTCCAACTACAACTGGTTTTATGGGCCGGAGAGCCAGCTCGTTTTCCTCGACACGTTCGTCATGAGGAACGGGACCGGTAACTGGCTGGCTCAGCAAATTAGGAAGCACCGACCCAAGGATGGTCCCATGGGGCAGTCGTCTGCCCAGCGCTGGGCTACACTGCACACAGAATACATCTGGTACAACAACCACCTCACACCGCAGCCTCCCCACGACTTTGGCAAAGCTAAGATGCATATTTTCTCAAACTGGGGTGTGGTTACCTACGGAGCCGGGCTCCCCAACGGTCAGGGTAACACTTTTGTCTCCTTTAAGTCTGGCAAGCTGGGTGGCCGTGCAGTGTATGACATTGTCCACGACAAGCCTTACTCCTGGGTGGAGGGCTGGAACAGCTTTAACCCGGGTCACGAGCACCCTGATCAGAACTCTTTCACATTTGCTCCCAATGGACAAGTATTTGTGTCTGAAGCACTTTATGGTCCAAAGTACAGCTATCTTAACAATGTTTTGGTGTTCAGTCCGTCTCCCACCAGCCAGTGTAATAGTCCGTGGGAGGGTCAGTTGGGGGAGTGTGCTAAGTGGCTGCGCTGGACTGATGAGGGTGTGGGCGATGCCAGAGGGGAGGTGATTGTCGCCTCCTCTCACAGGGACACCATGTTTGTGAGTGGGGAAGCGGTGTCGGCTTATTCCCCCGCTATGAGACTGAAGAGTGTGTTCAGAGCCTTGGTTCTGCTCAACTCGCAGACTCTGCTGGTGCTCGACCACGTGGAGAAGTGGGGTGATTCACCTGTCACGTCCCTCAGCGCCTTTTTCCACAATCTTGACATTGACTTTAAATACGTTCCTTTCAGATTCATGGACAGGTACAACGGCGCGATGATGGATGTGTGGGACGCTCATTATAAAATGTTCTGGTTCGACAGCCAGGGTCACAGCCCTGATACCAGGATacaggaggcagagcaggcGGCAGAGTTTAAAAAGAGGTGGACTCAGTACGTCAATGTCACTTTTCCAATGGCAGGCACAGTCAGCAGGGTAGCTTACGTGTTACATGGGCCGTATGTCAAAGTGTCCAACTGTAGATTTATGGATAACAGTAAAAACGGTGTGAGACTTTCTTTAACCATAAATAACACAGAGAAAATAGTCTCTATTGCTACAAACTATAAAGACATAGGAGCTAGGCTGACTTATCTAGGCTTTGGAGGTCACGGTAAAGTTGAGGATAGATATCAAATCACACGATATGGCCTTGGGACGCAACTCATCCCCAAACAAATCAGCAGCGAtaatcagctgtttgactttGGGTTCACAGTCAATGTGATAGCAGGGGTTGTTCTCTGCGTGGCCATCGGATTTTTGACCATGCAGAGAAAGTTTTATGTCTGCTTCAGCAGGCTGATGCGTTACgccctcctctctgtgcttcttctgtggatagcagagctgctgtttgtgtctaaCAGCTGCGATCAGCTTCTCTGTGGGGTAAAATGGAAAGGTGCGGGTGCCAAAAgtgaagtaaacaaacaaatcagactgTACGAGCAGCACCGGCTCCCCCTGCCCACCGTCGTCATAACAACCCTCCCCGGATCGGGATCGGAAATACTCAAGCACCTTTTCTACAACAGCTCAGACTTTGTTTACATAAGAGTTCCCACCGAGCACGTGGACATTCCTGAGACCGAGTTTGAGTTTGACTCTCTGGTTGACGCCTGCGAG
It includes:
- the LOC139346612 gene encoding dermatan-sulfate epimerase-like protein, yielding MYSQIPGSMAVNWVGYVVFLLPLFAVGTAFSGVFNATDRDIFTDDLLQVKLTHNRVTEQWKLQSADSHPNLYFNQVDVLHLRQRSSTTHSHIFKVIRAAALTMLSNVPFYMPPVKHAEFTSKWNEIYGNNLPPLALYCLLCPEDSAALQFLIKFMDRMAEYPDWKVTSAPNDEVPMAHSLTGFATAYDFIYSYIDEQRRDVYLKKIRSETEELYELSKYRGWGKQYLQNHQTTNILAILTGAIVVGSHDDPESMIWKQVAVNYMEKTMFLLNHVVDGSLDEGVAYGSYTAKSITQYVFLAQRHFNIDNLQNNWLRGHFWFYYATLLPGFQRTVGIADSNYNWFYGPESQLVFLDTFVMRNGTGNWLAQQIRKHRPKDGPMGQSSAQRWATLHTEYIWYNNHLTPQPPHDFGKAKMHIFSNWGVVTYGAGLPNGQGNTFVSFKSGKLGGRAVYDIVHDKPYSWVEGWNSFNPGHEHPDQNSFTFAPNGQVFVSEALYGPKYSYLNNVLVFSPSPTSQCNSPWEGQLGECAKWLRWTDEGVGDARGEVIVASSHRDTMFVSGEAVSAYSPAMRLKSVFRALVLLNSQTLLVLDHVEKWGDSPVTSLSAFFHNLDIDFKYVPFRFMDRYNGAMMDVWDAHYKMFWFDSQGHSPDTRIQEAEQAAEFKKRWTQYVNVTFPMAGTVSRVAYVLHGPYVKVSNCRFMDNSKNGVRLSLTINNTEKIVSIATNYKDIGARLTYLGFGGHGKVEDRYQITRYGLGTQLIPKQISSDNQLFDFGFTVNVIAGVVLCVAIGFLTMQRKFYVCFSRLMRYALLSVLLLWIAELLFVSNSCDQLLCGVKWKGAGAKSEVNKQIRLYEQHRLPLPTVVITTLPGSGSEILKHLFYNSSDFVYIRVPTEHVDIPETEFEFDSLVDACEWSRSDAAHGRFKIIQGWLHSLVHNTKLHLQNIQLVEGSRVKQPQRLGPSRDRKKRSRRREPASELKGKLRASLDRDAEYVREMRRHVAEYPNARVVLNLRSGSWALKLPFIQEVVGPSLRTICLVRDPRAWIYLMVYNSKPSLYSLKNIPQHLSLIFKEDAVRDGCPTVAPEFKTIQRLLSRSETNPILILAHLWLAHTEAVLRVGEGLPEESYLQVRFEDVVNYPQETAESIHTFLGVPVSPAALNQLIFTTSTNLYNLMYEGDISPANINMWRQNMPRKDIRLIEDVCGSVMKRLGYARVAS